In bacterium, a single genomic region encodes these proteins:
- a CDS encoding 30S ribosomal protein S12 → MPTINQLVRKRRGSKSSRVKCPALKQCPQRRGVCTRVYTQTPKKPNSALRKVARVRLTTGVEVTSYIPGVGHNLQEHSVVLIRGGRVKDLPGVRYHIIRGKLEAHGVQDRKQGRSKYGAKRPK, encoded by the coding sequence ATGCCAACGATTAACCAATTGGTGAGAAAGCGTCGGGGCTCAAAGAGTTCGAGGGTCAAGTGTCCGGCGTTAAAGCAGTGTCCTCAAAGAAGAGGTGTTTGTACTCGGGTGTACACTCAGACACCAAAGAAGCCGAATTCTGCATTGAGAAAAGTAGCGCGGGTAAGACTTACTACCGGAGTGGAAGTAACAAGTTACATCCCAGGCGTTGGGCACAATCTGCAAGAGCACTCAGTGGTTCTTATCCGTGGTGGACGGGTGAAGGACTTACCGGGGGTTCGCTACCATATCATACGTGGAAAGCTTGAGGCTCATGGTGTGCAGGATCGAAAGCAAGGTCGCTCAAAGTATGGAGCGAAGCGCCCTAAGTAA